One segment of Takifugu rubripes chromosome 5, fTakRub1.2, whole genome shotgun sequence DNA contains the following:
- the ccdc43 gene encoding coiled-coil domain-containing protein 43: MAAPMTDTGEFESWLNDRLDSLEVDRDVYGTYILGVLQEEETDEEKEDALNGILSAFVDEDSVEDVCKQIIKRWTEWNHQSAAKRESDDAEVRAIASMIEKQAQIVVKQKVSAESKTGKEAVLAQYANITDEEDEAEEEESASGTKFPGSEQSLFKNTNVEEVLSRQLQKRIQAREDAQKKKETDKMQREKDKLAKQDRKEKEKKRTQKGERKR; this comes from the exons ATGGCGGCGCCCATGACAGATACCGGAGAGTTTGAAAGCTGGTTAAATGATCGTTTAGACTCGTTAGAAGTAGATCGAGACGTGTATGGAACGTACATTTTGGGGGTTCTACAAGAAGAGGAGACAGACGAAGAGAAAGAAGATGCGCTTAATGGAATTCTATCCGCATTTGTG GATGAGGACAGTGTGGAAGATGTCTGCAAACAGATTATCAAACGGTGGACAGAATGGAACCACCAATCAGCTGCCAAAAGAGAGAGTGACGATG CTGAGGTCCGGGCCATTGCCAGTATGATAGAAAAACAAGCTCAGATTGTGGTGAAACAGAAGGTGTCTGCGGAATCAAAGACAGGAAAAGAAGCCGTCCTTGCGCAGTACGCTAACATAACGGATGAAGAGGA tgaagctgaagaagaggagtcTGCAAGTGGCACCAAGTTCCCTGGGAGTGAACAAT CCTTGTTCAAGAACACCAACGTGGAAGAGGTGTTGAGCCGACAGCTGCAAAAACGCATCCAAGCGCGCGAAGATGcacagaaaaagaaggaaacggACAAGATGCAGCGGGAGAAGGACAAACTAGCCAAACAAGAcagaaaggagaaggagaagaaacgAACACAAAAGGGGGAGCGAAAAAGATAA
- the moto gene encoding uncharacterized protein moto, whose product MAFDRHQSTLATFQHQASAKFSTGKDGGGAWPFCMPSGSVQKPDSSYVLWSNGANDEPYSLSSRGHNGLMSRKSTDLTDSDGETDLQGLVSNILDEAGSHNSHNGRDLLASNSIWSPKTTSDELQQCFQSESKTRHLANFCKNYASAATSNTLNTEDKDVFQQPKEPAMSQQWLFNIPKGDKDYLNYRPTKLPPGLPMPNTDNAYQAYIQQERHDSATVNEKRGNKNYLNGFPDLTKVFNPQSETTNPFIHSHYEDNNIHTSVKPSSNEQQGSQEPNQLVTGFQSFMASEYDGSLHGTFGDIYRETQGRPGEDWSEHWKFTSSSMPTQKEMVGVQMERNGVMRGERINCDGMQELYGIGTQNTEHFQQPKMFFGSVSLNNHYQAKMTMQKQNNILPLNLKNNQCLKQQDHLQSKIKSQMQKEKKRMPGIHGENHYTGHMTNYSTKGGEKNQQNLNHFGIMQSQRFGGEKGRVSAKNAQQFMSRVYPVNDPKRHLSMNSNYYSRSILSHGNPAPGVALGNMMPATEFTNTDVNDLMIQRGDPTYHGLNSAMKTSVVMDDVPMVELYFYLDECCDQLRFLEKERKKTEIILTKAIQGGKAISDSSTSLPKMPPNPTRIDHLIVNQMKEQGKVASVLHRMESVNSFLHNNIHTALKKHYMAICVTEARRKEEIAIMSQQQQHREYLEDYKDTLLMVMALKDLAACTRRLRTALWCALQFVLPKAVKSQDQATGTARSPSPYEGGSFKL is encoded by the exons ATGGCTTTTGACAGGCATCAGAGTACGTTAGCAACATTCCAACATCAG GCCAGTGCAAAGTTCAGCACTGGAAAAGATGGAGGTGGCGCATGGCCTTTCTGCATGCCCAGCGGGTCAGTGCAGAAACCGGACTCGTCGTACGTGTTGTGGTCTAACGGTGCTAATGATGAACCTTATAGCCTCAGCAGTCGAGGGCACAATGGCTTGATGAGCAG gAAATCCACTGATTTAACTGATAGTGATGGAGAGACTGATCTACAGGGACTGGTGTCCAATATTTTGGATGAAGCAGGATCACACAATAGTCACAATGGGAG GGATCTACTTGCAAGTAATTCCATCTGGTCTCCAAAGACCACAAGTGATGAACTGCAACAGTGTTTTCAATCAGAGAGTAAAACCCGGCACCTCGCCAACTTCTGCAAAAACTATGCATCTGCTGCGACTTCAAATACATTGAACACAGAGGATAAGGATGTTTTTCAGCAGCCCAAAGAGCCTGCTATGAGCCAGCAATGGCTTTTTAACATACCAAAGGGAGACAAGGACTACTTGAACTACCGCCCTACCAAACTGCCACCAGGTCTACCAATGCCTAACACCGACAATGCTTACCAGGCATATATACAGCAAGAAAGACATGACAGCGCAACAGTTAATGAAAAGAGAGGGAATAAAAATTACCTAAATGGTTTCCCTGACCTCACTAAAGTTTTTAACCCTCAAAGTGAAACTACCAACCCATTCATCCATTCTCACTATGAAGACAACAACATCCACACTAGTGTAAAGCCAAGCAGCAATGAGCAGCAGGGTTCACAGGAGCCCAACCAGCTGGTGACTGGTTTTCAGTCCTTCATGGCTAGTGAGTATGATGGCTCCCTTCATGGGACATTTGGTGACATctacagggagacacagggcaGACCCGGTGAAGACTGGAGTGAACACTGGAAATTCACTAGTTCATCGATGCCGACACAGAAGGAGATGGTGGGAGTGCAAATGGAGAGAAATGGAGTAATGAGGGGGGAAAGGATTAATTGTGATGGCATGCAAGAGCTGTATGGTATCGGTACTCAAAACACCGAACACTTCCAGCAGCCAAAAATGTTCTTTGGTTCCGTCAGCCTCAATAACCACTACCAAGCCAAGATGACCATGCAAAAGCAGAACAATATACTTCCCCTTAACTTGAAAAATAATCAGTGCTTAAAACAGCAGGACCATCTTCAAAGCAAAATCAAGTCACAGATgcaaaaggagaagaagaggatgcCTGGCATCCATGGAGAAAACCACTACACAGGCCACATGACTAACTACAGCAcaaaagggggagagaagaaCCAACAAAACCTGAACCACTTTGGAATCATGCAGTCACAGAGGTTTGGTGGAGAAAAGGGCAGGGTCAGTGCCAAGAATGCACAGCAGTTCATGTCTCGTGTGTATCCTGTCAATGACCCCAAGAGGCATCTGAGCATGAACTCTAATTACTACTCAAGGTCCATATTGTCCCATGGAAATCCTGCGCCCGGTGTCGCTCTTGGGAATATGATGCCAGCTACTGAATTCACAAACACTGATGTTAATGATCTGATGATACAAAGAGGAGATCCGACTTATCATGGTCTTAACTCTGCCATGAAAACTTCAGTGGTGATGGATGACGTGCCCATGGTTGAACTCTACTTCTACCTAGATGAGTGTTGCGACCAGTTGAGGTttttggagaaagagagaaaaaag ACAGAGATCATTCTAACTAAGGCAATTCAAGGAGGAAAGGCCATATCTGATTCCAGCACTTCTCTCCCCAAAATGCCACCAAATCCCACAAGAATCGACCACCTCATTGTGAATCAGATGAAAGAACAAGGAAAG GTGGCAAGTGTTCTACACAGAATGGAGTCTGTGAACAGCTTCCTCcacaacaacatccacacagcGCTGAAAAAGCATTACATGGCCATTTGTGTCACTGAGGCCAGACGCAAAGAGGAGATCGCCATCATgtctcaacagcagcagcacagagaataTCTGGAAGACTATAAAG ACACCCTGCTCATGGTCATGGCATTGAAAGACCTCGCTGCCTGCACAAGGAGGCTCCGCACCGCCCTGTGGTGCGCTCTTCAGTTCGTACTTCCCAAAGCAGTCAAAAGCCAGGATCAGGCCACGGGCACGGCAAGAAGCCCCTCACCTTACGAGGGAGGTTCATTTAAATTATAA
- the fzd2 gene encoding frizzled-2, with amino-acid sequence MSFCKTWFVAFLLPLLVTAQYHGDNGIVPDHGFCQQISIPLCTDIAYNQTIMPNLVGHYNQEDAGLEVHQFYPLVKVQCSPELKFFLCSMYAPVCTVLEKAIPPCRSICERAKQGCEALMNKFGFQWPEPLRCENFPVQGDEQICVGQNDSTAATVPPILPGPGTSDLPFPGNGPFRCPPALKVPPHLNYKFLDEKDCAAPCEPSRRGGSMFFTDKEIHFSRVWILVWSVLCCASTLFTVTTYLVDMQRFRYPERPIIFLSGCYTMVSIAYIAGYFLGDAVVCNEGFTPENYKTLVQGTKKEGCTILFMMLYFFSMASSIWWVILSLTWFLAAGMKWGHEAIEANSQYFHLAAWAVPAVKTISILAMGQIEGDVLSGVCFVSLSNLDPLRGFVLAPLFIYLFIGTSFLLAGFVSLFRIRTIMKHDGTKTEKLERLMVRIGVFSVLYTVPATIVIACFFYEQAFRAHWERSWFSHNCRAFDIPCPTQTGPRMTPDFTVYMIKYLMTLIVGITSGFWIWSGKTLHSWHKFYTRLTYGKHGETTV; translated from the coding sequence ATGAGTTTTTGCAAGACGTGGTTTGTTGcattcctgctgcctctgctggtaACAGCCCAGTACCACGGGGACAATGGAATTGTCCCGGATCATGGATTTTGTCAGCAGATTTCAATTCCCCTGTGCACGGATATAGCGTATAACCAGACCATCATGCCTAATTTAGTCGGTCATTACAACCAGGAGGACGCGGGGCTTGAGGTACACCAGTTCTATCCTTTAGTAAAGGTGCAGTGCTCCCCGGAGCTGAAATTCTTTCTGTGTTCCATGTATGCGCCCGTGTGCACGGTTCTGGAGAAAGCAATTCCTCCGTGCAGGTCAATCTGTGAGAGAGCTAAGCAGGGCTGCGAGGCTCTCATGAACAAGTTTGGCTTTCAGTGGCCGGAGCCGCTCCGCTGTGAAAACTTTCCTGTGCAGGGAGATGAGCAAATCTGTGTGGGACAGAACGACTCCACCGCCGCCACCGTACCGCCCATTCTGCCTGGCCCCGGTACCAGCGACTTGCCCTTTCCTGGCAATGGTCCTTTCCGATGCCCTCCTGCTCTGAAAGTGCCCCCACATCTAAATTATAAGTTTTTGGATGAGAAGGATTGCGCAGCCCCCTGTGAGCCATCAAGAAGAGGCGGCAGCATGTTTTTCACTGACAAAGAGATTCATTTTTCACGCGTATGGATTCTTGTATGGTCTGTCCTCTGCTGTGCGTCCACGTTATTCACCGTCACCACATATTTGGTGGATATGCAGCGTTTTAGGTACCCCGAGAGACCCATCATCTTTCTATCAGGCTGCTACACTATGGTTTCCATAGCTTACATAGCTGGGTACTTCCTGGGGGACGCTGTGGTGTGTAACGAAGGTTTCACCCCAGAAAACTATAAAACTCTTGTCCAAGGCACCAAAAAGGAAGGCTGCACTATCCTCTTCATGATGCTGTATTTTTTCAGCATGGCCAGCTCGATCTGGTGGgtcatcctgtccctcacctggtTCCTGGCAGCAGGTATGAAGTGGGGCCACGAAGCTATTGAGGCCAACTCCCAGTATTTTCACCTGGCAGCCTGGGCAGTGCCAGCTGTTAAGACCATTAGCATCCTGGCCATGGGGCAGATCGAAGGCGACGTGCTCAGTGGCGTCTGCTTCGTCAGCCTCAGCAACCTGGACCCTCTTAGAGGGTTTGTGCTGGCCCCTCTCTTCATCTATCTCTTCATCGGGACCTCCTTTTTGCTGGCCGGCTTCGTGTCGCTGTTCCGAATCCGCACCATCATGAAGCACGACGGCACTAAGACGGAGAAGCTGGAGCGGCTCATGGTGCGGATCGGGGTGTTCAGCGTTCTCTACACCGTGCCCGCCACCATCGTCATCGCCTGCTTCTTCTATGAGCAGGCCTTCCGCGCACACTGGGAGCGGAGCTGGTTCAGCCATAACTGCAGGGCCTTTGACATTCCCTGCCCAACTCAAACCGGGCCCCGAATGACTCCAGACTTCACCGTCTACATGATCAAGTATCTGATGACTCTGATAGTGGGTATCACCTCTGGTTTCTGGATCTGGTCCGGGAAGACTTTACATTCTTGGCATAAGTTTTACACGAGGCTGACGTACGGGAAACACGGCGAGACCACTGTGTAG
- the mylk5 gene encoding myosin light chain kinase, smooth muscle, which produces MNSNGSKQCYVSTFKIQLKPPSALLPVRNGPKSEDSWTSKKRADTGFSTRSSSKGLEPPTFVEPLQDCHVDEGKNITLRAIIAGSLPIKVSWLHNGEVALFGKASFDGREVSFVLKESLPEDAGAYTCLIENRAGKTSCCAAVFIRDFETMHSLKNQVSSSTTSAPKSLVENGRPLQSPADEQLKSKETCTAPTCPDRLDLAPKEVIPKKKANSESGAALRFKTPPQQLTLKAGRAARVTCSFSSSPPVVSCWIRNKEQIIDGPEVWVETTDLSSTLVIAEVTTEHRGRYTVVARDRRSSAQHTLTLSVIETPQPPASCPVISSVSTTSLALSWSGPCYDGGTAILGYVVEIKNPGVAESADWRKLTDECTSTSYVVSALQAHQEYCFRVRAYNEVGISQPGPVSPVVRMEQKDFDKPQKEDPQNYASVTIDSAHKVSDDYILQEKLGVGKFGQVFKLIHKETGQVCAGKFYKGRRAKERDAARKEIELMNYLHHPKLVQCLAAYDQKPEMVMVMEFIAGGELFERIVDDNFEHTERASVHYVQQILEGVAFMHQQNIVHLDLKPENIVCVDKTGTFVKIIDFGLASKIDNTTPLKVMHGTPEFVAPEVINYEPVCLATDMWSIGVICYILLSGESPFQGDDDAETLASVTAAQWEFSEESFEEITQEAKDFISSLLIKQTMRRMTCKQALAHPWMAAFDSGELEAKNLSKEKMKKFLARQKWKKAGKALLALKRMALLSKSESSASSPITPGEESPFSPEAEHALQTLEHKMQGPPQFTQSLKDQTVTSGSSARLSCHLTGYPDPEVVWLRGKEPLVESPSVQIEYEEDGCCTLVISKVGPEDGDLYTCRASNNHGEVFCSAKLTVQE; this is translated from the exons ATGAACAGTAATGGCAGCAAACAGTGTTATGTATCGACCTTCAAGATCCAACTCAAGCCGCCCAGCGCATTATTACCAGTGAGGAACGGACCCAAAAGTGAGGACAGTTGGACTTCCAAGAAACGTGCTGATACTG GGTTTTCGACACGCTCCTCCAGCAAAGGTTTGGAACCACCCACCTTCGTAGAGCCTCTGCAAGACTGCCATGTGGACGAGGGCAAGAACATCACACTGCGGGCAATTATCGCAGGAAGCCTGCCAATCAAAGTGTCCTGGTTGCATAATG GTGAAGTGGCTCTCTTTGGGAAAGCCTCCTTTGACGGTCGGGAGGTGAGCTTTGTGCTGAAGGAGTCGTTGCCAGAGGATGCTGGGGCCTACACCTGCTTGATAGAGAACCGTGCAGGGAAAACGTCCTGCTGCGCTGCCGTCTTTATCAGAG ACTTTGAAACAATGCACAGTCTAAAAAATCAGGTCTCAAGTTCCACCACTTCTGCACCCAAGAGCCTCGTGGAAAATGGCAGACCTTTACAGTCTCCCGCAGACGAGCAACTGAAGTCCAAAGAAACTTGCACCGCCCCTACATGTCCTGACCGGCTGGATTTAGCTCCAAAAG AAGTCATCCCAAAGAAGAAAGCAAACTCAGAGTCAG GAGCAGCGTTACGTTTTAAAACCCCCCCGCAGCAGCTCACACTGAAGGCGGGGCGAGCCGCGCGTGTGACGTGTTCTTTCAGCAGCAGCCCTCCCGTCGTCTCGTGTTGGATCAGAAATAAAGAACAG ATTATTGATGGTCCAGAGGTGTGGGTTGAGACCACAGACCTGAGCAGTACACTGGTGATAGCAGAGGTGACAACAGAGCACAGAGGTCGCTACACGGTAGTAGCGAGAGACCGCAGGAGCTCGGCACAGCACACACTTACTCTGTCTGTAATAG AAACACCACAACCCCCTGCCTCCTGTCCTGTaatctcctctgtctccaccaCGAGTCTTGCGCTGTCCTGGTCGGGGCCCTGTTATGATGGTGGCACTGCCATCCTGGGCTATGTGGTGGAGATAAAGAACCCAGGAGTAGCTGAATCTGCAGACTGGAGGAAGCTCACTGACGAGTGTACGAGTACCTCATATGTGGTGTCTGCGCTGCAAGCTCATCAGGAGTACTGTTTCAGAGTGAGGGCCTACAACGAGGTGGGAATAAGCCAGCCAGGACCAGTTTCACCAGTGGTTAGGATGGAGCAGAAAG ATTTCGACAAACCACAGAAAGAGGACCCGCAGAACTACGCCTCTGTCACCATTGACTCTGCCCACAAAGTCAGCGATGACTACATTTTACAGGAAAAACTGGGAGT GGGAAAGTTTGGCCAGGTATTCAAGTTAATCCACAAGGAAACAGGGCAAGTGTGTGCTGGAAAGTTTTACAAAGGTCGACGCGCCAAGGAGAGAGACGCTGCCCGTAAAGAGATCGAGCTGATGAACTACCTCCACCACCCAAAACTGGTTCAATGCCTAGCAGCCTACGATCAGAAACCAGAAATGGTCATGGTCATGGAATT CATCGCAGGCGGGGAACTCTTTGAGCGCATTGTGGATGACAATTTTGAGCACACGGAGCGCGCCAGCGTGCACTACGTGCAGCAAATCCTAGAGGGTGTCGCCTTCATGCATCAGCAGAACATTGTGCATCTGGACCTTAAACCTGAAAACATTGTGTGTGTTGACAAGACCGGCACGTTCGTTAAGATCATTGATTTTGGATTAGCAAGCAAGATAG ATAACACCACACCTCTTAAGGTGATGCACGGGACGCCAGAGTTTGTGGCACCTGAGGTCATTAATTACGAGCCTGTATGTCTGGCCACTGATATGTGGAGCATCGGGGTCATCTGTTACATCTT ACTCAGCGGGGAGTCTCCGTTCCAAGGCGACGATGATGCAGAAACTCTGGCCTCGGTTACAGCTGCGCAGTGGGAGTTTAGCGAGGAGAGCTTTGAAGAGATCACACAGGAGGCCAAAGATTTCATCAGTTCCCTGCTTATCAAGCAGACAAT GAGGAGGATGACCTGTAAACAGGCGCTGGCGCACCCTTGGATGGCAGCGTTTGACTCTGGAGAGCTAGAGGCCAAGAATCTGTcaaaggagaagatgaagaaattTCTGGCGAGGCAAAAGTGGAAG AAAGCAGGTAAGGCCTTGTTGGCCCTGAAGAGAATGGCTCTACTCTCTAAAAGTGAAAGTTCAGCATCCTCTCCCATCACCCCTGGAGAAG AATCACCATTTAGTCCGGAAGCAGAGCACGCCCTTCAGACTCTGGAGCACAAGATGCAGGGGCCTCCTCAGTTCACACAGAGCCTGAAGGACCAGACGGTGACCTCGGGATCCAGTGCACGTCTTTCCTGTCACCTCACTG GATATCCTGACCCAGAGGTGGTGTGGCTGCGTGGAAAAGAGCCGCTGGTGGAATCCCCATCAGTCCAGATAGAGTATGAGGAAGATGGCTGCTGTACTCTGGTGATTTCCAAAGTTGGCCCAGAGGACGGTGACCTTTACACGTGCAGAGCCAGCAATAATCACGGGGAGGTCTTCTGCTCGGCCAAACTTACTGTTCAAGAGTAA
- the LOC105416479 gene encoding complement C1q-like protein 2: MKKIAVFLVAFCWCLCEAQVTENDGKVHLCSDMLSCCGSISLFQNLGTMGEKLTNMAEKITALEDKLQQTEKTVVELRSIIGGAPQVAFSATLRDSGSGNTGPFTKATPLQYKKVFSNVGNCYNPSTGIFTVMVKGMYFFRFSMFNNLNSVANSVVSLRKNSDRLTSVRDTSGSDANDMGSNAVVIPLEVGDNVYVELQENRLVYDDGMGYNTFSGFLLFTT, translated from the exons ATGAAGAAGATTGCGGTCTTCCTTGTGGCGTTCTGCTGGTGTCTTTGCGAAGCACAAGTTACTGAAAATGATGGAAAGGTCCATTTGTGCTCAGACATGCTCAGCTGCTGTGGCTCTATCAGTTTGTTTCAAAACCTTGGGACAATGGGGGAGAAACTCACAAACATGGCAGAAAAAATAACAGCCTTGGAAGACAAGTTGCAACAAACGGAGAAAACTGTCGTggagctgcggagcatcatagGAG GGGCACCGCAGGTGGCCTTTTCTGCTACTCTCCGAGATTCTGGGTCTGGAAACACGGGACCTTTCACAAAAGCTACCCCACTGCAGTATAAGAAAGTCTTCTCCAACGTTGGCAATTGTTACAACCCCTCAACAG GCATCTTCACAGTAATGGTCAAAGGAATGTACTTCTTTCGGTTCTCAATGTTCAACAACCTAAATTCTGTTGCCAATTCAGTGGTAAGCCTCAGGAAGAACAGCGACCGCCTGACATCTGTCCGGGACACCTCAGGGTCCGATGCAAACGACATGGGGAGCAACGCTGTGGTCATCCCGCTCGAGGTGGGAGACAATGTATACGTGGAGCTCCAAGAAAACCGGCTGGTCTATGATGACGGCATGGGCTACAACACCTTCAgtggttttcttctctttacgACATAA
- the LOC101071117 gene encoding coenzyme Q-binding protein COQ10 homolog, mitochondrial isoform X1, producing MTKRTTPIFFRAMLEMSDTHSLKFLRGSTKRTSSRNLSSRGVLQTRRPDNIHPVSNPRRHFINLVAPITTRKVEYTESRILGYTPQQLYGVVANVDQYQHFVPWCAKSRAFKGESGDFQAELEIGFPPVVERYTSEVTVIPNHKIRAVCTDGSVFRHLETVWRFFPGASDLHPSCKVHFYVSFEFKSLLHCHLTSLFFDEVVKQMIGAFDSRAAVLYGKQQGAVATR from the exons ATGACCAAGAGAACCACTCCGATATTCTTCAGGGCGATGTTGGAGATGTCCGACACACATTCGCTCAAGTTTTTGCGTGGGAGCACAAAAAGAACCAGCAG CAGAAACTTGAGCTCCAGGGGAGTCCTGCAAACAAGAAGGCCTGACAACATCCACCCTGTCAGCAACCCCAGACGACACTTCATCAACCTGGTGGCCCCCATTACCACCCGTAAGGTGGAATACACCGAGAGTAGGATATTGGG GTATACTCCGCAGCAGCTATACGGCGTGGTGGCCAATGTGGACCAGTACCAGCACTTTGTGCCCTGGTGCGCCAAGTCTCGGGCATTCAAGGGAGAAAGTGGTGACTTTCAGGCAGAGCTGGAAATTGGCTTCCCTCCCGTTGTGGAGAGGTACACGTCAGAGGTCACCGTGATTCCAAACCACAAAATCAGG GCCGTGTGCACCGATGGGTCCGTGTTCCGTCATCTTGAGACCGTATGGCGATTCTTTCCTGGTGCCAGTGACCTTCACCCCTCCTGCAAAGTGCACTTCTAT GTTTCCTTTGAGTTCAAATCCCTCCTGCACTGTCATTTGACCAGTCTGTTTTTTGATGAAGTGGTCAAACAGATGATCGGTGCCTTTGACTCGAGGGCAGCAGTGCTGTACGGgaagcagcagggggcagtagcgACCAGGTGA
- the LOC101071117 gene encoding coenzyme Q-binding protein COQ10 homolog, mitochondrial isoform X2, with protein sequence MTKRTTPIFFRAMLEMSDTHSLKFLRGSTKRTSRNLSSRGVLQTRRPDNIHPVSNPRRHFINLVAPITTRKVEYTESRILGYTPQQLYGVVANVDQYQHFVPWCAKSRAFKGESGDFQAELEIGFPPVVERYTSEVTVIPNHKIRAVCTDGSVFRHLETVWRFFPGASDLHPSCKVHFYVSFEFKSLLHCHLTSLFFDEVVKQMIGAFDSRAAVLYGKQQGAVATR encoded by the exons ATGACCAAGAGAACCACTCCGATATTCTTCAGGGCGATGTTGGAGATGTCCGACACACATTCGCTCAAGTTTTTGCGTGGGAGCACAAAAAGAACCAGCAG AAACTTGAGCTCCAGGGGAGTCCTGCAAACAAGAAGGCCTGACAACATCCACCCTGTCAGCAACCCCAGACGACACTTCATCAACCTGGTGGCCCCCATTACCACCCGTAAGGTGGAATACACCGAGAGTAGGATATTGGG GTATACTCCGCAGCAGCTATACGGCGTGGTGGCCAATGTGGACCAGTACCAGCACTTTGTGCCCTGGTGCGCCAAGTCTCGGGCATTCAAGGGAGAAAGTGGTGACTTTCAGGCAGAGCTGGAAATTGGCTTCCCTCCCGTTGTGGAGAGGTACACGTCAGAGGTCACCGTGATTCCAAACCACAAAATCAGG GCCGTGTGCACCGATGGGTCCGTGTTCCGTCATCTTGAGACCGTATGGCGATTCTTTCCTGGTGCCAGTGACCTTCACCCCTCCTGCAAAGTGCACTTCTAT GTTTCCTTTGAGTTCAAATCCCTCCTGCACTGTCATTTGACCAGTCTGTTTTTTGATGAAGTGGTCAAACAGATGATCGGTGCCTTTGACTCGAGGGCAGCAGTGCTGTACGGgaagcagcagggggcagtagcgACCAGGTGA
- the hsd17b1 gene encoding 17-beta-hydroxysteroid dehydrogenase type 1, protein MDAKVVLITGCSSGIGLSLAVRLASDPQKAFKVYATMRNLSKKERLLESVKGLHKDTLDILQMDVTSQQSILEATARIVEKRIDILVCNAGVGLMGPLEVQSLESMRKILEVNLLGTIQTIQAFLPDMKARGKGHILVTGSTGGLHGLPFNEVYCASKFAVEGACESLAILLQHFNIHVSLIECGPVNTDFLANLQKAEVGDMCQNLDKQTLALYEKYLQHCDSVFQNSAQDTEDIVKVFQDAIQSPNPAFRYFTSDVVPPLTKLKVTEPDGSRYISTMSKIIFSTEEQ, encoded by the exons ATGGATGCAAAGGTGGTGTTGATCACTGGCTGCTCCTCTGGAATCGGCCTCAGCCTGGCTGTGCGCTTGGCTTCTGACCCCCAGAAGGCGTTTAAAG TTTATGCAACAATGAGAAACCTGTCCAAAAAGGAACGTCTTTTGGAAAGCGTCAAAGGTCTTCACAAGGACACCTTGGACATACTCCAGATGGACGTGACCAGCCAGCAGTCCATCCTGGAGGCGACGGCGAGGATTGTGGAGAAACGAATAGACATTTTGG TGTGCAACGCTGGCGTGGGGTTGATGGGGCCATTAGAGGTGCAGTCTTTGGAGTCAATGAGGAAGATCCTGGAGGTCAATCTCCTCGGTACCATCCAGACAATCCAAGCGTTCTTGCCAGACATGAAGGCTCGGGGAAAGGGTCACATTTTGGTAACGGGCAGCACCGGGGGGCTTCACG GTCTGCCCTTTAACGAGGTCTACTGCGCCAGCAAGTTTGCAGTAGAGGGAGCCTGTGAGAGTTTGGCCATCCTCCTGCAACACTTCAACATCCA CGTGTCTCTCATTGAGTGTGGCCCGGTCAACACTGATTTCCTGGCCAACTTGCAGAAGGCAGAAGTGGGGGACATGTGTCAAAACCTGGACAAACAGACACTCGCGCTGTATGAGAAATACCTGCAGCACTGCGACTCTGTCTTCCAAAATTCAGCACAGGACACTGAGGACATTGTGAAG GTGTTTCAGGACGCCATCCAGTCGCCCAACCCTGCATTCAGGTACTTCACCAGCGATGTGGTGCCCCCCCTCACCAAACTGAAGGTCACCGAACCAGACGGCTCACGGTACATCAGTACGATGAGCAAAATCATTTTCTCAACAGAGGAACAATGA